In one Terriglobia bacterium genomic region, the following are encoded:
- a CDS encoding sugar transferase encodes MLDERSRQLRTVMSLLDIITSIAAYVAAVWWQAGSVADSHPDFISHAAPVPMLVFLWMFFSGFFGAYRSPRGTSLLRYMWVVFKSVSATVAVLLALLFMLQIQYVSRAAALMFAVLDLVLLWAVRAGAVYYFRTSLRRGDKYFLRILIIGTGSRAIRLAGLLREKAEWGLHIIGHLDPDSRRVGTSVGECSVLGTVQDISTILKNHVVDEVILAVPRAMIPDVDAIARACEEEGVKLRLMADVFDVHVARVSLVELSGVPLLTLEPVAQEQAKVFVKRLLDLAMGIVVLFFAWPLLALIAIAIQLDSRGPVFFVQERIGQNKRRFRMYKFRTMMEGADRMQEQLEHLNEAQGPIFKISNDPRVTRVGRFLRKTSLDEVPQIFNIVRGEMSFVGPRPMSLRDVDLFDRGIQRKRFSVKPGLTCIWQVSGRSQLPFSKWLELDLYYIENWSLGLDFKILLKTIPAVLKGTGAV; translated from the coding sequence ATGCTTGACGAGAGGTCAAGACAATTACGAACGGTCATGTCGCTGTTGGATATCATCACCTCCATCGCGGCTTATGTAGCGGCGGTGTGGTGGCAGGCAGGCTCCGTGGCGGACAGCCACCCCGATTTTATCTCGCATGCCGCGCCCGTCCCGATGCTGGTGTTCCTGTGGATGTTTTTCTCGGGGTTCTTCGGAGCCTATCGTAGCCCGCGCGGAACTTCGTTGTTGCGGTACATGTGGGTAGTGTTCAAGTCGGTGTCCGCGACGGTAGCGGTGCTGCTGGCCTTGTTGTTCATGCTGCAGATCCAGTACGTCAGCCGGGCCGCCGCACTGATGTTTGCCGTTCTCGACCTCGTTCTGCTGTGGGCGGTGCGCGCGGGAGCGGTCTATTATTTCCGCACCTCGCTGCGCCGCGGGGATAAGTACTTTCTAAGGATTCTGATCATCGGCACCGGCAGCCGCGCGATTCGCCTGGCTGGGCTGCTGCGAGAGAAAGCGGAATGGGGGTTGCACATTATCGGCCACCTCGATCCGGATTCCCGGCGGGTGGGCACGAGCGTGGGAGAGTGCTCGGTCCTGGGCACGGTACAAGATATCAGCACCATATTGAAGAATCACGTCGTCGACGAAGTGATCTTGGCCGTGCCCAGAGCCATGATTCCCGACGTGGATGCCATCGCGCGCGCGTGCGAAGAGGAAGGCGTCAAGCTGCGCCTGATGGCGGACGTGTTCGACGTCCATGTTGCCCGGGTCTCGTTGGTCGAACTCAGCGGCGTCCCGCTGCTCACCCTGGAACCGGTGGCCCAAGAGCAAGCGAAGGTCTTCGTCAAGCGCTTGCTGGACTTGGCCATGGGCATCGTGGTGCTGTTCTTCGCCTGGCCGCTGCTGGCCCTGATCGCCATTGCCATCCAGCTGGACTCCCGCGGCCCGGTGTTCTTTGTGCAGGAACGCATCGGACAAAACAAGCGGCGCTTCCGCATGTACAAGTTCCGCACCATGATGGAAGGCGCCGACCGTATGCAGGAGCAACTCGAGCATCTGAACGAGGCCCAAGGCCCCATCTTCAAGATCAGCAATGACCCGCGGGTCACCCGCGTGGGGCGATTCCTGCGCAAGACCAGCCTGGATGAGGTGCCGCAGATTTTCAACATTGTAAGAGGGGAGATGAGTTTCGTCGGGCCCCGCCCCATGTCGCTGCGCGACGTGGACCTGTTTGACCGTGGCATTCAACGCAAGCGCTTCAGCGTGAAGCCTGGGCTGACCTGCATCTGGCAAGTCTCCGGACGTAGCCAGCTTCCGTTTTCGAAATGGTTGGAGCTGGATCTTTACTACATCGAGAACTGGTCTCTTGGACTTGATTTCAAGATCTTGTTGAAGACCATCCCGGCGGTGCTCAAGGGGACTGGAGCGGTCTAG
- a CDS encoding CpsD/CapB family tyrosine-protein kinase, with the protein MSRIHEALKKAEEERAGQQSTLGVAQPQETPPVSAVKVTAPSTPASQELDIAPLTLSLLSAHSARPAWNPDPERALFLDPDVHSAPGAEEFRSLRSRLYRIREKQSLKTLLIGSAVSGEGKSFVASNLAQMMARQRGRRVLLIDGDLRRSSLHRFLGTSPAPGLLEYLRGSVDEASIVQHSPLEDLFFIPAGTAAENPAEFLNNGRLKALIQRLEPVFDWMIIDSPPVVPVSDASLMSEVCDGVVLVVKAASTPYEMARKALDEFKGRPLLGVVLNGVEARATYSSYYYGAYRDASKPPAEGKKSKAAKENGTKSRSGK; encoded by the coding sequence ATGAGCCGGATTCATGAAGCTTTAAAGAAGGCCGAGGAGGAGCGGGCGGGACAGCAGAGCACGCTGGGCGTAGCACAGCCCCAGGAAACGCCGCCCGTCAGCGCTGTCAAAGTCACAGCTCCTTCCACTCCCGCGAGTCAAGAGTTGGACATCGCGCCGTTGACGCTGTCGCTGTTGTCGGCGCATAGCGCGCGGCCGGCGTGGAACCCTGATCCGGAACGGGCGCTGTTTCTCGATCCGGACGTGCACTCGGCTCCGGGTGCGGAAGAGTTCCGCAGCCTGCGTTCGCGGCTGTATCGCATCCGGGAGAAGCAGTCTCTGAAAACGCTATTGATCGGTAGCGCGGTATCGGGAGAGGGCAAGAGCTTCGTAGCATCCAACCTGGCGCAGATGATGGCCCGCCAGCGCGGCCGCCGCGTGCTGCTGATTGATGGCGACCTGCGTCGTTCCAGTCTGCACCGCTTTCTCGGCACATCGCCAGCGCCAGGATTGCTGGAATACCTGCGCGGGAGCGTTGACGAAGCCTCCATTGTTCAGCACTCGCCTCTGGAGGACCTGTTCTTTATTCCCGCCGGGACAGCGGCGGAAAACCCGGCAGAATTTCTAAACAATGGCCGTCTGAAAGCGCTGATCCAACGCTTGGAGCCGGTATTTGACTGGATGATCATAGATTCTCCGCCCGTCGTGCCGGTGTCGGATGCCTCGCTGATGTCCGAGGTCTGTGACGGAGTGGTGCTGGTGGTGAAGGCGGCCAGTACGCCGTACGAGATGGCCCGAAAGGCGCTCGATGAATTTAAGGGCCGGCCCCTGCTGGGTGTGGTTCTGAACGGTGTGGAGGCTAGGGCAACGTACAGCTCGTACTACTACGGCGCGTACCGAGATGCGAGCAAACCCCCGGCGGAAGGTAAGAAAAGCAAGGCAGCAAAGGAAAACGGGACCAAGAGCCGTAGTGGGAAGTGA
- a CDS encoding WecB/TagA/CpsF family glycosyltransferase, with protein MVTEVREVLPGTAPEQAKGLLLDIAKPARRSFCGIPIAAMTMRQVLDCIDEVVARRGRLLIGVVNAAKVVNMRRNPLLCQDVLSSDLILADGISVVWACRLLGQPLPERVTGIDLFEEILRAGNERGYRVYCLGATQEVLDAVTARIAAEFPGVKIVGAHNGYFCEGEEAAIAAEIEAAGADVLFVAITSPKKEKFMARWGERMHVSVCHGVGGSFDVFAGKVERAPAGWQRVGLEWLYRLVQEPRRLFRRYLVTNTLFCLMVLRELFRPTPQSGMPSHRS; from the coding sequence ATGGTAACGGAAGTACGGGAAGTGCTGCCGGGAACAGCGCCGGAGCAGGCGAAAGGGCTGCTGCTTGATATTGCGAAGCCGGCGCGGCGCAGTTTTTGTGGGATCCCCATCGCGGCTATGACCATGCGCCAGGTGCTGGATTGCATCGATGAAGTCGTTGCCCGACGCGGACGGTTGCTGATCGGCGTTGTCAACGCCGCCAAAGTTGTAAATATGCGGCGCAACCCGCTGCTGTGTCAGGACGTGCTCTCCTCCGACCTGATTTTGGCGGACGGCATATCCGTGGTCTGGGCCTGTCGTCTGCTCGGCCAACCGCTGCCGGAGCGCGTGACGGGTATCGATCTGTTCGAGGAAATTCTGCGCGCAGGCAATGAACGAGGGTATCGCGTGTACTGCCTCGGCGCCACGCAGGAGGTTCTGGATGCAGTCACTGCGCGCATTGCGGCCGAATTTCCCGGAGTGAAGATCGTGGGCGCGCACAATGGATACTTTTGCGAAGGAGAAGAAGCCGCAATTGCGGCAGAGATTGAGGCAGCCGGGGCGGATGTTCTGTTCGTGGCGATAACCTCCCCCAAGAAGGAAAAATTTATGGCCCGATGGGGCGAACGGATGCATGTGTCCGTCTGCCACGGTGTGGGCGGCTCGTTTGACGTCTTCGCCGGCAAAGTCGAGCGCGCGCCGGCGGGTTGGCAGCGGGTGGGCTTAGAATGGCTGTACCGGCTCGTCCAGGAGCCCCGCCGCCTGTTCCGCAGGTACCTGGTCACCAACACTCTTTTCTGCCTGATGGTGCTGCGCGAACTGTTCCGCCCGACACCGCAGTCTGGGATGCCGAGCCATCGGAGCTGA
- a CDS encoding sigma 54-interacting transcriptional regulator: protein MEENFPGFPSPDHSKVSCGDPFYVLSQNPAMRTLQSVATNVAASDTPVLIVGESGTGKRALALQIHRQSVRRDESFNVVNCAELTADFIVRKVNGSTAAGLFGAGTLFLSEISDVGSSCQAKLYKALFDTGEQAGRHARVIASTHKNLEQEIEAGRFREDLYYRISGVCLRIPPLRHRREDIRGLGDYFLRKYAALLQRPEPALSAQMQRFFLEHSWPGNVRELEETVKMVAALADESLAIAGLRSHAMESQRNSGAGERVSLKQASRLASRLAERELILSVLSRTRWNRKRAAQELQISYKALLYKLKQIGLDDDLAPQEGKSL from the coding sequence ATGGAAGAGAATTTCCCCGGTTTTCCGTCGCCTGATCACAGCAAAGTTAGCTGCGGCGATCCATTTTATGTTCTTTCCCAAAATCCGGCCATGCGGACGCTGCAGTCGGTGGCGACCAATGTCGCCGCCAGCGATACCCCGGTGTTGATTGTTGGTGAGAGCGGCACGGGTAAGCGGGCTTTGGCATTACAGATCCATCGCCAGTCAGTGCGACGCGACGAGAGCTTCAATGTGGTTAACTGCGCCGAGTTGACCGCGGATTTCATTGTTAGAAAAGTGAACGGGAGTACGGCGGCCGGACTGTTTGGCGCCGGGACCCTATTCCTGAGCGAAATCTCCGACGTCGGCTCCAGCTGCCAGGCCAAGCTCTACAAAGCGCTGTTCGACACCGGCGAGCAGGCCGGCAGACATGCGCGCGTGATTGCCTCCACCCACAAGAACCTCGAGCAAGAGATCGAAGCAGGACGCTTCCGCGAGGACCTTTATTACCGGATTAGCGGCGTATGCCTGCGCATTCCGCCGCTGCGCCACCGCCGGGAAGATATTCGCGGCCTCGGCGATTACTTCCTCCGCAAGTACGCGGCGCTGTTACAGCGACCCGAGCCGGCTCTGAGTGCCCAGATGCAGCGTTTCTTTCTCGAGCATTCGTGGCCGGGCAATGTACGTGAATTGGAAGAGACGGTGAAGATGGTAGCCGCTCTCGCAGACGAGAGCCTGGCCATTGCCGGTCTTCGCTCGCACGCCATGGAATCGCAGCGCAACAGCGGTGCTGGCGAGCGCGTGTCGCTGAAGCAGGCCTCGCGCCTGGCATCGCGGCTGGCCGAGCGCGAACTCATCCTGAGTGTGCTCTCGCGTACGCGCTGGAACCGCAAGCGCGCCGCGCAGGAATTACAGATTAGTTACAAGGCCTTGCTCTACAAACTTAAGCAGATTGGATTGGATGACGATCTTGCGCCCCAGGAAGGAAAGAGCTTATGA
- a CDS encoding O-antigen ligase family protein, producing MVRIALLTLYCLFLVIYAWKDWYKSLCGLILLVSVIQHPDMPTTLFGIQGLNPWNLVLLVVVLAWVAAAGREHLRWDMPRIVTFFLLTYLAVIVSSFVRLMLAGGALDANLAKETTAYAISEYLINNIKFVLPGLLLFHGCRTEARFRMGLLACLGIYFLLAIQVIRWMPFSAAASGEELAALSLKFLSHEVGFHRVNLSMMLAGASWAIFATRPLASRRGRVFLIALASLIVLFGQSLTAGRTGYVTWAAVGLVLCLARWRKYLIVAPVAVLAILLLFPGAAERLEQGFSPDTVDTNTRAAALDETVAGGDAYTITAGRNVAWPFVIDKIGESPVVGYGRLAMIKTGLYLYLYQQFRELFPHPHNAYLELLLDNGLMGFFMVIPFYVLILKYAFSLFRDSRDPTYVAIGGVTCALVLALLFASVGSQTFYPREGAVGMWCAIGLMLRVYVQRAQRQVAHESSEQLAAKPWWPAVAPAPVTEPPLWPEVPSRDVAQGVAS from the coding sequence ATGGTCCGAATTGCGCTGCTTACCCTGTACTGCCTGTTCTTGGTCATCTACGCGTGGAAGGACTGGTACAAATCGCTGTGTGGACTGATCCTGCTGGTGTCGGTGATTCAACATCCAGACATGCCGACGACGCTGTTCGGCATCCAGGGACTGAACCCCTGGAATCTCGTGTTGCTGGTCGTCGTCCTTGCCTGGGTGGCAGCCGCTGGGCGCGAGCATCTGCGCTGGGACATGCCGCGTATTGTTACCTTTTTCCTGCTGACGTACCTGGCCGTGATTGTCAGCAGTTTTGTCCGCTTGATGCTCGCGGGGGGCGCTTTGGATGCGAACCTTGCTAAGGAGACGACGGCGTATGCGATCAGCGAGTACCTGATCAACAATATCAAATTTGTCCTGCCCGGATTACTGCTCTTTCACGGTTGTCGCACTGAGGCGCGCTTTCGGATGGGGCTTTTGGCGTGCTTGGGGATTTACTTTCTGCTGGCCATTCAGGTGATCAGGTGGATGCCTTTTAGTGCTGCCGCCAGCGGCGAGGAGTTGGCGGCCCTCAGTTTGAAGTTCCTGTCGCACGAAGTTGGCTTTCATCGAGTCAATCTTTCCATGATGCTGGCCGGCGCCTCATGGGCCATTTTCGCCACGCGACCCCTGGCAAGTCGTCGCGGTCGGGTGTTCCTGATAGCGCTTGCAAGCTTGATCGTGCTGTTCGGGCAGTCCTTGACCGCCGGTCGCACCGGCTACGTCACTTGGGCGGCAGTTGGGCTCGTCTTGTGCCTGGCGCGTTGGCGGAAATATCTGATCGTGGCGCCGGTAGCCGTGCTCGCCATCCTCTTGCTGTTTCCGGGGGCGGCCGAACGGCTTGAACAGGGCTTCTCGCCAGATACCGTCGACACGAACACCAGGGCAGCGGCGCTGGACGAGACAGTGGCAGGAGGCGATGCCTATACCATCACCGCAGGACGAAACGTGGCATGGCCCTTCGTGATCGATAAGATTGGCGAATCCCCGGTGGTGGGGTACGGTCGGCTGGCAATGATAAAGACAGGACTTTACTTGTACTTGTACCAACAGTTCCGAGAGCTCTTTCCCCACCCCCATAATGCATACTTGGAGCTGCTACTCGACAATGGTCTCATGGGCTTTTTCATGGTTATTCCTTTCTATGTGCTGATTCTGAAGTACGCCTTCTCGCTCTTCCGCGACTCGCGGGATCCCACCTATGTCGCCATTGGCGGCGTGACCTGCGCCCTGGTGCTGGCCTTGCTGTTTGCGTCGGTCGGCAGCCAGACATTCTACCCTCGCGAGGGAGCGGTGGGGATGTGGTGTGCGATTGGGCTGATGTTGCGTGTTTACGTGCAGCGAGCGCAGCGCCAAGTCGCGCACGAGAGCAGCGAGCAGTTGGCGGCGAAGCCGTGGTGGCCTGCCGTGGCGCCGGCGCCGGTGACTGAGCCCCCGCTTTGGCCTGAGGTGCCCAGCCGGGATGTCGCGCAGGGAGTTGCGTCGTGA
- a CDS encoding lipopolysaccharide biosynthesis protein, which produces MLGDQALNFDEIVAIVRRRIWWILIPTLISPVIGYLITLKLKPRYTSQALVLVEQQKVPDKFVTPVITEQLNMRLVTMQEQILSRTRLQPLIERFGLFHERAGKVPAEELVDELRKAVNVSPIRGDAGAHGGMPGFSISFTTENPRLAQQVCAEILSMFMEENLKLRETRAQGTTDFLTSQLEGAKRRLDENDARMANFKRKYMGQLPSDEPRNIQMLNTLTQQLNAVNQSVSAAHQQKALQESVLAQNISNWQLGQNPVSNPDDLQRQIEIAQAQLASLQGRYTDDHPDVIRAKSQVAALKRQLENPRPAAPKEVKPRANEPGDIAQLRVALRLTEESIRMRTAEQDRLQREIARIQGKLQSSPTVEEQYKAVNRDYDNASQFYNELLGKRTQAEMATNLEKQQQGEQFRIMDPPNVPERPTYPNRPAFAGGGLGIGLLLGIGMALLLELRANFLRTEKDVEFYLRLPVLALMPMVGASSEAANGGAGGQGMWRKLRRQQAEGQQARA; this is translated from the coding sequence ATGCTCGGAGACCAGGCACTCAACTTCGACGAAATCGTTGCCATCGTGCGCCGGCGCATCTGGTGGATTCTGATCCCGACGCTGATCTCGCCCGTCATCGGGTACCTGATCACGTTGAAACTCAAACCCCGCTACACGTCACAAGCCCTGGTGTTGGTGGAGCAGCAGAAGGTGCCGGACAAGTTTGTGACGCCGGTGATCACCGAACAGCTGAACATGCGGCTAGTCACCATGCAGGAGCAGATCCTGAGCCGCACTCGCCTGCAACCGCTGATCGAGCGCTTCGGTCTGTTCCATGAGCGCGCCGGCAAGGTTCCGGCCGAGGAATTAGTGGATGAGTTGCGGAAGGCGGTGAACGTCAGCCCGATTCGCGGCGACGCCGGGGCCCATGGAGGGATGCCGGGCTTTTCCATCTCGTTCACCACGGAAAACCCCCGCCTGGCGCAGCAGGTGTGTGCGGAAATCCTGTCGATGTTTATGGAGGAAAACCTCAAGCTGCGCGAGACGCGGGCCCAGGGCACAACCGATTTTCTGACCAGTCAGTTGGAAGGGGCCAAGCGCAGGCTCGACGAAAACGATGCCAGGATGGCCAACTTCAAACGGAAATACATGGGCCAGTTGCCCAGCGATGAACCGCGCAACATCCAGATGCTGAACACCCTGACCCAGCAACTCAATGCGGTCAACCAGTCGGTGTCGGCGGCCCATCAGCAGAAGGCGCTGCAGGAGTCGGTGCTGGCACAGAACATCTCCAATTGGCAGTTAGGGCAGAACCCCGTCAGCAATCCTGATGATCTGCAGAGGCAGATCGAAATCGCGCAGGCGCAACTGGCGTCGCTGCAGGGGCGTTACACCGACGATCACCCGGACGTCATCCGCGCCAAAAGCCAGGTGGCAGCGCTGAAGCGGCAACTGGAAAATCCGCGCCCGGCCGCCCCCAAAGAAGTTAAGCCGCGCGCCAACGAGCCGGGGGACATTGCGCAGTTGCGGGTGGCGCTGCGTTTGACCGAAGAAAGCATCCGGATGAGGACTGCGGAGCAGGATCGGCTGCAGCGAGAGATCGCCAGAATCCAGGGAAAGCTCCAGTCAAGCCCCACGGTGGAAGAGCAATACAAGGCAGTGAATCGCGATTACGACAATGCCTCGCAGTTCTACAACGAGCTGCTCGGCAAGAGAACGCAAGCGGAAATGGCCACCAACTTGGAAAAACAGCAACAGGGTGAGCAATTCCGCATCATGGATCCGCCGAACGTGCCAGAACGGCCGACGTATCCCAACCGACCCGCCTTTGCCGGTGGCGGGCTGGGCATCGGGTTGTTGTTAGGCATTGGAATGGCGCTGCTTCTTGAGCTCCGCGCCAATTTCTTGCGCACGGAGAAAGATGTCGAGTTCTATCTGAGGTTGCCGGTATTGGCGCTGATGCCGATGGTGGGCGCAAGCAGTGAGGCGGCTAACGGTGGTGCCGGCGGACAAGGAATGTGGCGAAAGCTGCGGCGACAGCAAGCAGAAGGTCAGCAAGCGAGGGCGTAG
- a CDS encoding AAA family ATPase yields the protein MYKSFFGLKANPFNVNPDPRFLFLTRHIKEALACLTYAVQNRKGFVMLTGEVGTGKTTLLNRFLEWLRMQRVATAFIFNPRLNISEFLDYMVADFAVPGESKDKSQLLMRLNRWLLGRYCAGETAVLIVDEAQNLTPDVLEEIRLLTNLETSTEKLLQIVLAGQPELEQKLKKPEMRQLWQRISLRCRTQPLTQEETGQYIIQRLRIAGANGVPIFSREAVDTVFKYSLGIPRVTNLVCENALISAFVDQEKPILAKTVETVAREFELHETAPTAAAQAALAGENMTLVEALRVLSRVGEKLQHEKTVPGEEKR from the coding sequence ATGTACAAGAGCTTTTTCGGATTGAAGGCGAACCCCTTCAACGTGAATCCGGACCCGAGATTTCTCTTCTTGACGCGGCACATCAAGGAGGCGCTGGCCTGCCTGACCTACGCGGTCCAGAACCGCAAGGGCTTCGTGATGCTGACCGGCGAAGTTGGGACCGGCAAGACCACGCTGCTGAACCGGTTCTTGGAATGGCTCCGGATGCAGCGCGTCGCCACCGCCTTCATCTTCAACCCGCGGCTGAACATCTCGGAGTTTCTCGATTACATGGTGGCCGATTTTGCCGTTCCGGGGGAGTCGAAAGACAAGAGCCAGCTTTTGATGCGCCTGAACCGATGGCTGCTGGGGCGTTATTGCGCGGGCGAGACCGCGGTGCTGATCGTGGATGAAGCGCAGAACCTGACGCCTGACGTGCTGGAAGAAATCCGGCTGCTCACCAACTTGGAGACTTCCACGGAAAAGCTGCTGCAGATCGTGCTGGCCGGCCAACCCGAATTGGAACAAAAGCTCAAGAAGCCCGAAATGCGGCAACTGTGGCAGCGTATTTCGTTGCGCTGCCGCACCCAACCGCTGACCCAGGAAGAGACCGGACAGTACATCATCCAGCGGCTGCGAATCGCGGGCGCCAACGGCGTGCCGATCTTCAGCCGGGAAGCGGTGGATACCGTCTTCAAGTACTCGCTGGGCATCCCGCGCGTGACCAACCTGGTCTGCGAGAACGCGCTGATCAGCGCGTTTGTGGATCAGGAGAAACCGATTCTAGCGAAAACCGTGGAGACCGTAGCGCGCGAGTTTGAGTTGCACGAAACTGCCCCGACCGCAGCCGCCCAGGCCGCCCTCGCCGGGGAAAACATGACGTTGGTCGAAGCGCTACGAGTTTTGTCGCGAGTTGGCGAGAAGCTGCAGCACGAGAAAACCGTGCCAGGGGAAGAAAAAAGATGA
- a CDS encoding polysaccharide biosynthesis/export family protein → MRNPVRIASLMLLCLLLAVAAFAQRSQSGTAAAAPEMTNAASNVSGYIIGAEDVLQVNVWKEPEFSGAFPVRPDGKISLALLHDVQAAGLTPVQLSAAITDQLKKYLDAPRVTVIVTTINSRRIYLMGQVGRAGALPLQANMTVLQALSTAGGLAQFADAKKIYVLRKENGKQVRLPFNYKEVIKGNHPEQNFLLQPGDTIVVP, encoded by the coding sequence ATGAGGAACCCAGTTCGAATTGCCTCTCTGATGTTGCTCTGTCTATTACTTGCCGTAGCGGCATTCGCGCAGCGGTCGCAGTCCGGCACCGCGGCTGCTGCCCCGGAAATGACCAACGCTGCGTCCAATGTGTCCGGATACATCATTGGGGCAGAAGATGTGCTGCAGGTGAATGTCTGGAAAGAGCCGGAATTTTCCGGCGCGTTTCCGGTGCGTCCCGACGGCAAGATTTCGCTGGCCTTGTTGCATGATGTGCAGGCGGCCGGTCTCACCCCAGTGCAACTATCGGCGGCGATAACGGACCAGTTGAAGAAGTATCTTGACGCGCCGCGGGTCACAGTCATCGTCACGACCATCAATAGCCGGCGCATTTACCTGATGGGCCAGGTGGGCCGTGCGGGCGCGTTGCCTCTGCAGGCAAACATGACTGTCTTGCAGGCGCTTTCGACTGCGGGTGGACTGGCGCAATTCGCCGACGCCAAGAAGATTTATGTGCTGCGGAAGGAAAACGGCAAACAGGTGAGGCTTCCCTTCAATTACAAGGAAGTAATTAAGGGCAACCATCCGGAGCAGAATTTTCTTCTGCAACCCGGCGATACCATCGTGGTGCCGTAG